In Sandaracinaceae bacterium, the genomic window GACGCTCGGCAGGCTGGGCGCGGCGGGCGGAGGCGGCGGCAGCGAGGGCGCCTCGTTCATCCAGAAGAACTTGATGGCCGCCACCATGGCCATGAAGTCGCCCTCGTCGCGCGGCCGAGGGAAGACGTAATCGGCCGCGTCGTCGGGCGCCCGACCGCACCCGCGGAGTAGTCCATCCAGGTCGGCAAGGACCACGCATCCCCGGCGAAGCCGGATTCGGTCCCGACCGAGGCCGAAGCCACGTCTCATGACCCGGCCAGCCTGATGATGAATGACCTCCGTGCCCGACGGGAACGGAGGTCGCACGATACATTGCAGCGCCGGGGGCTGGGCACGCCCCCTCCTACCACTGTCACTGTCGGTCGAGCTTGGCTCGCGGCCGCGTCAGAAGGGACGCTCGGGCACGAACAGGATGTCACCCGCCCGGACCCGAAAGTCCTCACGAGCGCCCATCGTAATCTGGTCCAAAGGGACTGCGTAGCGCCGCATGCGCCCGTCTACGCGCCGTGTGACGATTGCCCCATCCCTACTGGCGAGGTCGGTGGTCCCACCTGCGAGCTGGACGGCTTGAAGGACCGTCAGGCCAGGGCTGATCGTGTAGTTGCCGGGCGTTCGGACTGCGCCGGAGACGCTCACGCGCTTGCTGTTGTACTCGGTGACCAGGACCGAGACCTGCGGACGAACCAGGACGTCGCTCTCCTGGAGGTGACGTTCGAGCAGGTCGGCCACCTGCGTGGGCTCGAGCTCGGCGACTTCGACGCGGCCGATGTACGGGAAGTCGATGGTCCCATCCTGCGCCACCCGGTAGTTCGTCGAGAGGTCCGCCTCGCCGTAGACGCGCACGTCGAACACGTCGCCAGCCCCTAGGGTCGTGTCATCGTGGTCGGTGGACGGAGGCGGGGTTGAGAGCCCGGTCGGCCCGCACCCGACCGCGAGCAAGGCGGCCGCCAGCACGGCCAGCGAAATGGACGAACGATACATCGACTGCGTTGGTGACTGCGCGAGCCCCACGCGTTCATCCGCTCAGTAGAACACTCGGGCGCCGAACCACGCCTGGAACTTGTTGAACCCGGCGGGGTCGATGATGGCCATGTCAGGAGGAGGAGTAGCCACCCGGTACTGATAGTCGGTGAACGCTCCGGTGTACTGCAGCGTCGCGTTCAGCCCCAACCAGTCCGTGAACCGGTACTCGCCGAAGAGCGAGACGTCGAGCCGATAGTCCCCGCGAGTCAGCGTCGTGCCCAACGCCATCCCATCCGGCTGGACGATTCGCCCGAACTCGTAGTGACCAAAGCCAGCCTCCGTCCCGAGCATGAAGCGACCGTCGATGAGCCATTGGAAGGTGGCGTAGCCGCGATCGCGTCGATACCAGTTGCCGATGAAGGACGGCTGGAAGTCGCGCTCGTAGCCGAACGTGAGCCGAGTGGGCTCGGAGATCTGCCAGCGAGCTTCGACCTGAGCCACGACCGACTCGTACTCTTGGTCGTACGAGGCCAGCCCAGACTCGAAGAAACCCGCCGCATAGCCGACCATGGCGAGGAAGGAGAAGTTGGAGGTCAGAGCGCCGTTGAGTCCGATCCGGGACCGGAGGGTGTAGGCGTCGTTCGTGAGGACTGGCGCCATGGAGGCGTCGCCGAAGTAGTCCAGAGCGACGAAACTCGTGTCGTGCACGATGGCCGTCTGAGGGAGGAATCGGAAGGTCTCCGTGAGGGACACGGTGTGCGTGAACCGGTTTCCCCACTGAAAGAACGCGTCCTCGAAGAACGTCAGCCCAAATCGGTAGCCCGGGGTGATCTTGAGGACCTCGCCAGGGGTCGCAAAGTTGAGTTGGAGCCCGACGTCGTTCTGCAGACGGGCGTAGCTAACTCTCGTCATCGAGTTCTCGGTGAACGGACGAATCGAGCGGCCGAACTCTTCGGTGAGGCTGACGGAGAAGGCGCGGCCGGGGAGGATGGCGAGCGCGAGGCTGGCGTCAACCTCCATGTTGCTGCGGTCGAGATCGTTGAAGAAGGTATAGAACGCGCCACTCACACCGCCTCGAAAGGTGACACTCGGGAGCGACGCGTTCTGGTTGTTCGCTTCGCCGCCCCCCGCTTCGCCCTCCTGGCGCCGCTGCGCACCGCGCGTCGAGAAGAGCAGATGCGCGGTAGCTCGCAGCACTCCGGTGTCGACGACCGGAAAGACCTCGTCGTCGTCCGAGTAGTAGAGGTTCGAGTCGTACCCGATCTCGACGCCCAGGCCAGGGTGGAGTTCGAAGTCCCCAACGCGAAAGCCCGGCCCCTCCGTGCGCGACCGGTCCGACATCCAGGCCTGCGCAGCCGCGCCGGACGGAAGGACCGCGAAGGCCGTCACGAGGGCCACGCTCAGGCAAGCAAGCCAACGAAAGTAACGCAAGGGGGTCTCCATGGGGCGTCGAAGCACGTGCCCGAGTCCAGTCATCCGAGGACGTCTCGTCCTACTCGCCCACGCTCGCGGGAGGCGGAATGAACGGGACGCTCGGTGGGCCGGGATCCTGGATGACCAGGTCCTCCTCCGGTGTGCCCGGGTCGATGTCGGTCACGACGCGCGTGGTGCCGGTCTCGAAGATGTCCTGGCCGATGCAGGAGTTGGCCTCCTGCTCGAGGGTACGGAAGGCCTGGCCGATGACGGTGATGACGGTGAACTCGTGGTTGCGCCGCTCGCCGTCCCGGATGTTGATGGCCTCTTCGAGGGTCTCTTTGCGGCTCTGGAGCTGCCGCAGCCGCGCGTTGATCTGCGTGAGCTTGTCGTTCAGGCAGGTGACGCGGATGATGTCGCGCTCGCGGCGGGCCTCGTCGAGCATGGCCAGGACGCGACGGCTGATCTGGGTGCCGCGCTCCTCGAGGCGCTCGGCCTCGGCCAGCTGCTCCTGGGGAGAGAGCTGTGCGCGACGGCGAACGGGGAGCTCGCCCTCCACGTCACCGTCGACGTCGCCTTCTTCTACTTCGTTCTCCGCGTCCTGCGCGATGGCGATGCCGAAGCCAGTGGCTCCTAGCAAGGCCCCCACGAGGAGCGCGATGAGCGCTCGTCGTCCGTCAAGCATGGGATCCCCTCCCGAATAGGGTGCCGAGTATATCGGCGGGCGCTGCCAAGTCAACGCATCGGATTGGTGCGTTTGTCGAGTCGTTCTGCGTCATTCGAGTGGTCCCGCCGGTGTTCCGAAGATGCGTTGCACCGGGGCTCTCGCGTGTTCAGAACCGTGCTGGGTGCCCTAGCCCCTCGCGTTCGGGGACCAAGGGTCGAGATGGGTCCAGATGGGTCCAGATGGGCCGGACTGGGCCGGAAACGTGAAGAGGCGCGAGCCGGAGCCCGCGCCTCTCAGGGTGGATCGCCCTGCCCTCGCTATTGCTGTGGGGCGAAGACGAACGGGTAGGCGAAGGTGACGTTTCCGCCCTCCGGACCCGGGTTGAAGCGGAAGCGGCGGATCGTGTTCACGACGCAGCTGGCGACCGCGGGGCTGCCCGTGGTGTTCTCCTGCGCCGTGGCGCCGCTGACGGTGCCGGTGGGCTGGATGGTGAAGCGCACGAGGACGCGGCCCGCGAGCGTGGGGTTGTTGCGGAGCTCACGCTCGTAGCAGGTCTGGATGGCGCGGATGCGCGCCCGGATCTGCCGGGTGACGATGCTCGGGTCGAAGACGCCCGAGCCGCTCTCGTCCTCGAGGGCGCCCGCGTTGACGCGACCGCGGATGACGCGCTCGACGATCCGCTCGCCCTCCTGCTGCTGCTGGCCTGCGCCACCCTGGCGCGCCTGGAGGCCGCCGAGGCCCGCGGTGCGGCCCCCCACGCGTCCGCCGCCGCCGCGCTCGCGGAGGCTGCCCCCCTCGGCGCTGGTCGCGACGCCGACGCCTTCGGCCTGCGCGAGCACGTCTTCGGCGCTGCCCGTGACGGCGCCGCCCGCGAGCACGTCCTGGAACGCGCCGTCCGCGCCACCGAGGGCGCCGAGGAGCATCTGCTCGACCTGGGCCTGGGCCTCCTCGACCGCGAGGCGCGCGTCGGAGTCGGCGCGGCTCTCGCCGCTGCTGCTCGTGGGCTCGCTCTGGCTCGAGGGCTGCTCCTGCTGCTGGGTCGGGGCCTCGGCGACCTCTTCGACCGCCTCCTCGACCTCTTCGGCGACCTCGACCTCTTCGACCTCTTCTTCCTGGGGCGGCTCGGGCTCGTTGAAGATGAGCTCGGCGACGCGATCCGGGATGGTGGCGATGGTCGGCTCCACCGGCCAGTCGGCGTTCTCCAGATAGATGACGAACCCGAAGTGGGTCATGAAGGAGAACATCACGAAGGCCGTGAACAGCCAGTCGATGCCCGCGATGAAGCCGCCGACGACCGCGGCCGGGAGCTGCGGGCGGGGCTGCACGGGCGGCGGGACGACGAACTGGAAGAGCAGCGTGGTGTCGCCGATGACGACCTTGCCGCGCGAGGTGTCGTTCAGCTTGACCTGGTAGTAGCCCTGGGCCTTGCGCGCGCCGCCGCTCTTGCGCAGCTCCTCGATCTCCTGGACGCCGCCCGGGAGGCCGACGCGGCCGCGCATCTCGTCGGTGAAGTTGAGGATGTAGTCGCTGCCGACGAGCTGGAACAGCTCGAAGCGGGAGCTGAGGCCACCCGCGGTCACGACGAAGTGGTTCTTCTCGGAGGAGCCGACGGTGACGGTCTCCCGCCTCCGGATGATCCGCTCCTCGACGATCTTGCCGCCCTGGATCAGGCCGATGCGAAGGACTTTCGGGCCGCTCGGGCGCTGCTGGACGGCCTGCATGGCCATCGTCATCGCCCCGGGGCGGCCCCTACCCTGTCGCTGCGGCTGTTGGCTGGTGCTCATCCTGGTCTTTCCCCATCGTCACCCGCGCTGGCGGGGGGTCGGCAGACATCTGTCCCGGGGGTCCGACGCCATCCGTGCGGGAAGGTTCCCGACCGTGGCGTCATTTTCGCCGCCGAAGCCTAACACCGCCTAGGCGGAGGGGTCCAGACGGGATGCGTCGTCGGAGGCGTCGCGCGCCTCGTCTGCGAGGTCGTGCTCGGTGTGGTCGTCGATGTGGTCGTCCACCGGGTCATCGGTCGGTGGGACCGGATCCTTCACCCCCACCTTGGGACCGCCCGACGCGCGGTCGGCGGCCGGCTCCTGCCCGAGGGCCTCTTCGACCGAGGCGACGACGCGGCGGCTCTCGGCGAGGCGAGCCTTCGCGATCTTCTTCAGCACGGTCCAGGAGCCCAGCGCGAGGCTGGAGGTGCTGATGCCGATCGCGATCGAGATCACGGCGCGTCCGAGGCCGATGTTCTCGACCAGGCCGGCCTGGAGGCGCATGAGGCCGTGATCGCCGATGAAGATCCAGCCGATGCTGAGCGCGGCCCCGAGGAAGCCCAGGGCGGAGCCGATCGAGGCGCTGATCCGCAGCCCGCGCATGCCGCGCGCCGCCCTCCCCTCGACGTCCATCATGGCGTCCTCGAGGTCGATGACGCGATCGTCGTCGCGTCGCTCGGGGTCCAGGAGCGGCCAGACGCACTCGGCGACCCAGGCCGGGAGCGCGTCTCGGGTCAGCGCGGCGGCTCGCTCGTGCTCGCCGGCCCGCAGGAGCTGAACCAGGGCGCGGCGGAAGGCGCCCGCGTCCAGCGCGGAGCGGAAGGCCAGCGTGCGCACGCGCTCGACGACGAGGGCGAGCACCGCGGCGAGGAAGAGGCCCTGGAAGACGTGAAAGACGATCACGGGGAGCGGTCAGCGGAGCACGAACGAGATGAGGGCGCACCCACGCTCAGCATCCACGCTCAGCGGGCACGCCCGCTCGACCGACGCGTTTGCGGGAAGTTCCGCTCAGAACGGCTCGTCCTGCACGCTCCGGATCACCTCGCGCACGAAGCTGGTCCTCAGGTCGAGGACCTCGTAGCCGAGGTTGCTGCGGTTGAGGATGTAGAAGGCGTTCGGCTTCTGGACGCGGCCCTCGATCCGGATCTCGTCGAGCTGGATGACCTGCGGCGCGCGGCCACGCGAGCTCTGCGCCTCGGCGTCGCTGGGGGCGAGGAGCCAGGCGGAGACGGCGACGGCGCTCGCGAGCAGGATGGCGTGGGTGGTCTTCATGGTGTCTTCCGTTCGAACGTCGGCCAGCTCGGGTTCTTCACTCGCCGCCGCCTTCGCCGCCGCCCTCTTGCGCTTCCTGGGCCTGGCGCGCGGCGCGCGCGGCCTCCCGCTCGGCGCGGGCCCGATCCCGCTCGATGGCGCGCTGCTCGCGCTCGATGAGGCGGCCGAGCTCTTCGAGGTACGTGCTGGACGGGTCGTCGCGCGGCAGGCTCGGGCCCATCAGCTCGCGGTAGCGGTTCAGCTCGGAGACGGCGCGCTGGTAGGCCTGGAGGTTGTTCATCCCCGGGTACTGCTCGCCGGCCTCGCGGTACATCATCGCCAGGTTGAAGTGGACCTCGGCGTTGCGCGGCTCCATCTCCTGGACGCGATCGAACTCGGCCTGGGCCTGCTGCCACTGCTTGGTCGCGCGGAGCGCGTCACCGAGCGCGAGGCGGACCGCGGCCACGCCCGGCGCGAGCCGAGACGCGGTCTGGAACTGCTGCAGCGCCTCCTGGTAGTTGCCGGCCGCGAGCTGCTGGAGACCCAGCGCCATGCGCGCCTCGGTGTAGGAGGGCTCGAGCTCGATGGCGCGGCGGTAGCTCGCGAGCGCCGGCTGGAGCTGGCCCGCCTCCTGATGCATGCGGCCCCGGAGGTAGTGCAGCTCCGCGTCCGAGTCGCTGGTCTGAAGCGCCTGGTTGAGGATGGACTCGGCCAGCTCGGTGCGGCCGAGGCGGAGGTTGGCTTTGACGAGCACGGCCATCGCGGGCACGAAGCGCTCGTCGCGGCGCAGGGCCCGGCGCGCGGCCTCGATGGCCTCCTCGGGGCGGTTCGCCTGCACGAGCACGTCACCGTAGATGGCCTGCACGGCGAGGTTGCGGATCCACTGCTCCGCGAGCGGCCGCACGAAGCTCAGCGCCTCGTTCGCGTTGCCGCGCCGGAGGTGGATGCGCGCGATGCCCTCGATGGCGCGCTCGTAGTCGGCCTGGATCCGGAGCGCCTGCTGGTAGAGCTGCAGCGCGCGCGCGTCCTGGCCCGCGCGGTCCGCGAGCACGCCGAGGTTGTAGGCGGCCTTGTAGGCGTTGCCGTCGGCGCGGAGCGCCTCCTGGAAGGCCTGCTGGGCCTGGGCGCTGTCGCCCGAAGCCGCCGCCTGGAGGCCGCGACGGTAGGCGGCCTGCGCGGAGCCGTTCATCGGTCGGCGGGGCGGGAGCGGTCGGCCGGTGTCGGCCTCCGGGCGGCCCCACGGCGACTCCTGGTCTCCCTCGGGAGAGGTGCCGCCACCAGTCCCCGCGCCGGTCCCGCCGCCGTTGCCGGGCTGGTTCTCGAGGTCGCTGTCGGGCAGCTCGTCCGGATCCACGCTCCCGGGCGGGGCCTCGAGCTCGGCGCGGTCGCCGCCCGTGCCCCCGCCGCCGGTGTCCTCGCCGCCGGTGGTGGAGTCACCGGGCGTGGCGTCGTCGTCGGACGTGCCCTCGTCGCACCCGGCGCCGTAGAGGCCGAGCCCGAACATCAGGCCGCTGAACAGCAGGCCGCGAAAGAACCGGCCGCGGAGCGCTCGCATCACTCGTCCTCCCGGGCCAGCGGCGGCGCGGTGACGCCGCTGTCGATGTCGATGTGCTGGCCGCGGCGCGCCCGGCGGAACTCGTTGGGCTGGTAGGCCGCGAGGCTCGCGTCCTGGCCGCGCTGCTGCTCGATGCACTCCGCGATGCGCTCCTCACCGTACGCCTGGAGGCGGTCGATGGCTTCGCGCGAGTACTCGTTGTCGATGTTGCCCCGGACCGCGGCCCGGGCCGCGAGCGAGTAGCGGACGACCGCGTAGCACTCGATGGGGCGGACCTGGCCGTCGAGCACCTGGCGGACCCGGTCCTCGAAGGTGAAGCGGACCTCGTCCTGCACCTCGGGCGAGGCGCTGCGGATCTGCCGCTGGAGGTCGCTCGGCATGGTGATGGTCGCGTTGAGCACGGCCCGCGCGAGGATCTCGTAGGCGCGACCCTGGCGCGTCAGCGCCGCGATGGTCCAGGTCGGCCGGCGGTAGGCGAGGATGGGCTCGTAGCCCTCCGCCGTGCTCTGGGTCCGCGTCGAGCCCTGCTGGATCTGGCTGTTGAGCTCGTTGACGAACGCCTCGGTCGTGCTCTGCCGGCCCGGGTTCACCTCGAGGCTCTCGAGCTGCCCGATCGACGGGTCGACCAGGGTGAAGCGGCTCTCGGCCGCGTACTCGGCCGCGATGCTGCCGGGCTCGCCGTTCATGCGCTGGAAGGCGTTGACGACGTCCTGGAGCGCGTCGCGCTGCGTGCTCTCTCGCGCGCGCTGCTCTCGCCGCGCCGCCGCGATGCGGTGGTAGGCCTGCACGACGAGCTCCGTCGCCGCCCGGTCGTTGCGGTAGCGGTCGATGAACGACTGCATCTCGCGCGCGGCGTTGCTCCACTGCTCGCTCTTGAACGCCATCTCCGCCACGCGGTAGCGCGCGTTGCGCTGGTCGGCGGGGTCGGTCAGCCGCTCGGCCGCGCGCTGGTAGTACTCCGCCGCGCGGCGGTAGTTCTGCTGGAACTCGAGGATGCGGGCCGCGTTGATGAGCGCGTCGGTGATGCGCTCCGGCATGTCCGTGTCGGTGCTCTGCTGGAAGCGCCGCGAGTCCGCGATCTGCAGGTAGTTCTCGACCGCGCGGTCGTAGTCGAAGAAGCGGTTCGCGGTGTAGGCGAGGCGGAAGTAGGCCGTCGCGAGGATGCCCTCGAGCTCGGTCTCTCGCTCCCCCTCCGCGTCGTCGAGCATCGGCGTCACCTGGTCGATCACGCGCTGGTAGATCTGACCGGCCGAGTCGAAGCGCTGGGTCCGCTCGAGGGCGAGCGCGGCCTGCAGGAGCGCGACCGGCGCCTGCGGGTGGTTCGGCTCGTCGTTGACGGCGTTGACCAGCATCGTCGCGCTCTGCTCGTACAGGCGGCGCTGCTCGTCACCCTGCGCGCCCTCGGCCTGCGTGAAGATCTCGAGCGCGCGCTGGTAGCGCACGTTGGTCAGCACGGTGCCCGCGGTGCAGAGCGGCGAGTCGGCGTTGGCCTCGTCGTCGCACCAGTTGTCGAGCTGCTCTGCGTTCTCGAAGGTCGGGCCGTCGGGCGTGAAGGTGCAGCCCCGGCGCTGGACGTCGCGGCTCAGGCGCTCCGCCTCCGGGGTGTCGCCCATCGCGACGGCCATGTTGTAGAGGCTGTCCCACGCGACCTGACCGGTCGGGTTGGCGTTCGGGCCGCTGCAGCGCTCCTCGTAGATGCGCAAGAAACGCTGCCGGGCCTGGGGCCAGTAGCCGTAGTAGTAGAGGAGGAGCGCGTTGTTGTAGTCGTACGCCGCGCGCACGCCCTCGCTGTCCTGGGCCTCGGGCACCCGCGCCAGGTAGACCTCGCGGGCCTGGGCCAGGCGCTGGACCATCAGCGGCATCTCCATCGGCGTGACGCGCGGCGGCGTGCCGGTGGGCTCGGGGATGTCCTCTTCACCCATGCGGATGTCGAGGCTGCCCTGCTCCTCCGCCTGCTCGACGAGGCGCTTGAGCGACTCGACCACGCGGCGCGCGGACTCGCTCAGGAAGCGGTCGTCGAGGTTGCTGTCGCGCACGGCGGCGTAGACGCGCGCCGCCTCCTCGTACTGCTCCGACCAGAAGAGCGCGTCGGCCAGGTTGTACTGGAGCTCGTACGCGTTGGGGCTGTTCGGGTAGTTGTTGAGGTAGGCCTGGTAGGCCTGCGCCGCGAGCCCGTACTCCTGCAAGGCCTCCTGCAGGCGCTGCTCGGAGCGCTCGCGGACCGCCTCCTGGCGGAGGATCTGGGCCTGGCGGTGGTGGCGCGTCGCGTCGTTGATCAGCGCGCCCTCGGCGAGCTGCTCCGCGCGGCGCTGCTCCACCGGGTTGTCCATGTTCTGGTTCCACCAGTCGGAGCCCTCGCGGTAGTCGCCGAGGCGAGCCTGCGCCTCGAGGGCGCGCTCCATCTCCTGGTGTCGCTGCCACGCCCGCGCGATCTGCGCGGTGATCTCCGGCGCGCGCGAGGAGTTCGGCCAGCGCGACAGGGCCAGCTCCCACACCTCGACCGCCTCCGGGTACTTGGCCTCCTCGAAGTAGACCTGGCCGAGCTCGAAGTAGATCTCGCTCGTCCAGCCCCGGTCCTGCGGCAAGACGTTCGGGTTCTGGATCCGCTGGATGCCGCGGGGCATCCCCTCCTCGTCGTCCGGGATCTGGTTCTCGTTCCAGTCGTCGTACGCGAAGGTGATGCCGAGGTACTGCACCGCCTCGCGGCGCAGCTCGGTGCCGGCGCGGCCGGTCTGGCGCAGCTGCTCGTCGGACCACTCGATCAAGCGCGAGAAGTGCTCGATGGCCTCGGGGTAGCGGCTCGCCCGGTAGTACGCCCAAGCCACCTTGTAGAGCGCGAGGTTGTAGTTGCGGTCGGTCGGGTCGGCGAGGACCTTGCCGTAGGCGCTGATGGCCCGGTCGAGCGCGTGGGGCTCGAAGTCGAAGTCGAAGTGGTACTCGCCGATGCGGAGCCACACCTCCATCACGAAGCGCGCGTCGGGCGTGACCGGCGTGCAGCCCGCGTAGGGGTCGTCGAACGGCATCGTCTCGTTGCCGAGGGTGCCGCCGAGGCCGAGCGCGGGGTGCTCCTCTTCGCTGAAGCCCTCTTCGCCTCCGGGCGGGGGCTCCGGGGCCGGGGGCTCGCCCGTGTAGTCGAAGCGGTTGGCGCAGACGAGGTTGAGCCACGCGAGGCGGGCCTCCTCGTTGCGCGCCATCTCGTTGAGGCAGTAGCCGATGAGGTAGTAGACGCCGTCGATGCGCCGGTAGTCGGGGAAGCGCTGGATCAGGGCCCGGTAGAGCTCCACCGTCTCGCTGAAGTCCGGCACGCCCATGGCCTCGCCCGCGGCGGCGGCCTCCTGGTAGGCGATGGCGGCGCGCTCGTAGTAGAGCTCGCCCAGCCGGAACATCGCGTCGGGGGTGTAGTTCGGGTCGTCCGGGTAGCGGCGGATGAACGCCTCGAAGAGCCGGATGGCGCGCTCCATCGCCTCGTTCTGGAGGCGCTCCTCCTCGCGGATCTGACGCGCGTAGCCGGCCTGCCGCTCGCGGCGGCGGCGGTGGTACTCGCGGACGAGGA contains:
- a CDS encoding polysaccharide biosynthesis/export family protein, which encodes MGLAQSPTQSMYRSSISLAVLAAALLAVGCGPTGLSTPPPSTDHDDTTLGAGDVFDVRVYGEADLSTNYRVAQDGTIDFPYIGRVEVAELEPTQVADLLERHLQESDVLVRPQVSVLVTEYNSKRVSVSGAVRTPGNYTISPGLTVLQAVQLAGGTTDLASRDGAIVTRRVDGRMRRYAVPLDQITMGAREDFRVRAGDILFVPERPF
- a CDS encoding AgmX/PglI C-terminal domain-containing protein — its product is MQAVQQRPSGPKVLRIGLIQGGKIVEERIIRRRETVTVGSSEKNHFVVTAGGLSSRFELFQLVGSDYILNFTDEMRGRVGLPGGVQEIEELRKSGGARKAQGYYQVKLNDTSRGKVVIGDTTLLFQFVVPPPVQPRPQLPAAVVGGFIAGIDWLFTAFVMFSFMTHFGFVIYLENADWPVEPTIATIPDRVAELIFNEPEPPQEEEVEEVEVAEEVEEAVEEVAEAPTQQQEQPSSQSEPTSSSGESRADSDARLAVEEAQAQVEQMLLGALGGADGAFQDVLAGGAVTGSAEDVLAQAEGVGVATSAEGGSLRERGGGGRVGGRTAGLGGLQARQGGAGQQQQEGERIVERVIRGRVNAGALEDESGSGVFDPSIVTRQIRARIRAIQTCYERELRNNPTLAGRVLVRFTIQPTGTVSGATAQENTTGSPAVASCVVNTIRRFRFNPGPEGGNVTFAYPFVFAPQQ
- a CDS encoding tetratricopeptide repeat protein encodes the protein MRALRGRFFRGLLFSGLMFGLGLYGAGCDEGTSDDDATPGDSTTGGEDTGGGGTGGDRAELEAPPGSVDPDELPDSDLENQPGNGGGTGAGTGGGTSPEGDQESPWGRPEADTGRPLPPRRPMNGSAQAAYRRGLQAAASGDSAQAQQAFQEALRADGNAYKAAYNLGVLADRAGQDARALQLYQQALRIQADYERAIEGIARIHLRRGNANEALSFVRPLAEQWIRNLAVQAIYGDVLVQANRPEEAIEAARRALRRDERFVPAMAVLVKANLRLGRTELAESILNQALQTSDSDAELHYLRGRMHQEAGQLQPALASYRRAIELEPSYTEARMALGLQQLAAGNYQEALQQFQTASRLAPGVAAVRLALGDALRATKQWQQAQAEFDRVQEMEPRNAEVHFNLAMMYREAGEQYPGMNNLQAYQRAVSELNRYRELMGPSLPRDDPSSTYLEELGRLIEREQRAIERDRARAEREAARAARQAQEAQEGGGEGGGE
- a CDS encoding tetratricopeptide repeat protein, which translates into the protein MRFESTLRRLAFTAAWLTTLLGAGPLTSGLSTARAQEGDGPQGQPAGPVSREPLPMPGPGQSLSDMPPPPWANTTDVPNPAFLDTTDRRIDDDRPPPSPEQIQALREMEAEVRRFMQSGSAYRGSVNSILVREYHRRRRERQAGYARQIREEERLQNEAMERAIRLFEAFIRRYPDDPNYTPDAMFRLGELYYERAAIAYQEAAAAGEAMGVPDFSETVELYRALIQRFPDYRRIDGVYYLIGYCLNEMARNEEARLAWLNLVCANRFDYTGEPPAPEPPPGGEEGFSEEEHPALGLGGTLGNETMPFDDPYAGCTPVTPDARFVMEVWLRIGEYHFDFDFEPHALDRAISAYGKVLADPTDRNYNLALYKVAWAYYRASRYPEAIEHFSRLIEWSDEQLRQTGRAGTELRREAVQYLGITFAYDDWNENQIPDDEEGMPRGIQRIQNPNVLPQDRGWTSEIYFELGQVYFEEAKYPEAVEVWELALSRWPNSSRAPEITAQIARAWQRHQEMERALEAQARLGDYREGSDWWNQNMDNPVEQRRAEQLAEGALINDATRHHRQAQILRQEAVRERSEQRLQEALQEYGLAAQAYQAYLNNYPNSPNAYELQYNLADALFWSEQYEEAARVYAAVRDSNLDDRFLSESARRVVESLKRLVEQAEEQGSLDIRMGEEDIPEPTGTPPRVTPMEMPLMVQRLAQAREVYLARVPEAQDSEGVRAAYDYNNALLLYYYGYWPQARQRFLRIYEERCSGPNANPTGQVAWDSLYNMAVAMGDTPEAERLSRDVQRRGCTFTPDGPTFENAEQLDNWCDDEANADSPLCTAGTVLTNVRYQRALEIFTQAEGAQGDEQRRLYEQSATMLVNAVNDEPNHPQAPVALLQAALALERTQRFDSAGQIYQRVIDQVTPMLDDAEGERETELEGILATAYFRLAYTANRFFDYDRAVENYLQIADSRRFQQSTDTDMPERITDALINAARILEFQQNYRRAAEYYQRAAERLTDPADQRNARYRVAEMAFKSEQWSNAAREMQSFIDRYRNDRAATELVVQAYHRIAAARREQRARESTQRDALQDVVNAFQRMNGEPGSIAAEYAAESRFTLVDPSIGQLESLEVNPGRQSTTEAFVNELNSQIQQGSTRTQSTAEGYEPILAYRRPTWTIAALTRQGRAYEILARAVLNATITMPSDLQRQIRSASPEVQDEVRFTFEDRVRQVLDGQVRPIECYAVVRYSLAARAAVRGNIDNEYSREAIDRLQAYGEERIAECIEQQRGQDASLAAYQPNEFRRARRGQHIDIDSGVTAPPLAREDE